A window of Sediminispirochaeta bajacaliforniensis DSM 16054 contains these coding sequences:
- a CDS encoding LacI family DNA-binding transcriptional regulator, producing the protein MAKETKKITYSEIARRSGISIATISRVMNNSSNVKEETRKTVIDAMKELGYDTSALEVLPSRNNNLILFNIPSMDNPFYSPIIQGAKAAALRNGYNMLLNADPIDEPSINDFLSLLKKTDAAGVIATNCMPRSALLKLNNTIPLVQCCECIPSLEIPFVTIDDVTAAQKAVEYLISLGRKRIAFINGPLQYKYAQDRLKGYLAALDEANFARDPSLILQLQEISYDMAVSAAFQLLNTSNRPDAFFTSSDVYAAAVINAGRKSGLSVPKDIAVVGFDNIDLSFMCTPSITTVNQPKFQLGFHSCEMLIKRICHEQLPISSMYLSTELIIRETTQKV; encoded by the coding sequence ATGGCTAAAGAGACGAAGAAAATCACTTACTCAGAAATTGCCAGACGTTCAGGGATTTCTATTGCGACTATCTCCCGGGTAATGAATAACTCCTCAAACGTAAAGGAGGAAACAAGAAAAACCGTGATAGATGCAATGAAAGAACTCGGCTATGATACTTCCGCCCTTGAGGTACTTCCCTCAAGGAACAATAACCTAATCCTTTTCAATATCCCCTCAATGGACAATCCGTTTTACAGCCCCATCATCCAGGGAGCAAAGGCGGCAGCCCTTAGAAACGGCTACAATATGCTGCTTAATGCCGACCCGATCGACGAGCCTTCGATAAATGACTTTCTTTCTCTTCTAAAAAAAACCGATGCGGCAGGAGTCATCGCCACGAACTGCATGCCCCGTTCCGCCCTGCTTAAACTAAACAACACCATTCCTTTGGTTCAGTGCTGTGAATGTATTCCATCCCTTGAAATCCCCTTTGTAACGATCGATGATGTAACCGCAGCGCAAAAGGCTGTGGAATACCTCATTTCGCTTGGAAGAAAACGCATTGCCTTTATCAATGGCCCCCTTCAGTATAAATACGCTCAAGACCGCCTAAAAGGATATCTGGCTGCCCTTGATGAAGCGAACTTCGCACGGGATCCCAGCCTTATTCTTCAATTACAGGAAATTAGTTATGACATGGCTGTCTCTGCAGCTTTTCAGCTGCTCAACACCTCGAACCGTCCCGATGCCTTTTTTACCAGCAGCGACGTCTATGCCGCGGCCGTGATCAATGCCGGAAGGAAATCCGGCCTGTCGGTCCCTAAGGACATTGCCGTGGTAGGTTTCGACAATATCGACCTTTCCTTCATGTGCACTCCCTCCATCACCACGGTTAATCAGCCTAAATTCCAACTGGGATTTCACAGTTGCGAAATGCTGATAAAACGGATATGCCACGAGCAACTTCCTATCAGCAGTATGTATTTGAGCACCGAACTTATCATCAGGGAAACCACGCAAAAGGTGTAG
- a CDS encoding type II toxin-antitoxin system RelE family toxin, which translates to MSDNFVIAETDNFQKKVQQPEYKKLYKKIVEYVYPLIKRNPYFGPNIKRLKGDYSEFYRYRIGNYRLFYAVEGSEVIIYIIDIVHRKDAYK; encoded by the coding sequence TTGTCGGATAACTTTGTTATAGCTGAAACTGATAATTTTCAAAAAAAAGTACAGCAGCCCGAATATAAAAAATTGTATAAAAAGATAGTTGAATACGTATATCCTTTGATTAAACGAAATCCTTACTTTGGCCCCAATATAAAACGTTTAAAGGGTGATTACTCAGAGTTCTATCGATATAGAATTGGTAATTATCGATTGTTTTATGCAGTCGAAGGGAGTGAGGTAATAATTTATATTATTGATATTGTTCACCGGAAAGACGCATACAAATAA
- a CDS encoding ribbon-helix-helix protein, CopG family, whose product MAKTITIRIDDDTYELFRSAAEGERRSISNFIEYATIAFLTEESFVSDSEMDEILKDKEILTALNRGKKEIAEGQYKIVG is encoded by the coding sequence ATGGCAAAGACGATAACCATCCGTATTGATGATGATACATACGAGCTATTCAGGTCCGCAGCAGAAGGCGAGCGACGTTCTATTTCGAACTTTATAGAGTATGCAACTATTGCCTTTTTAACTGAAGAAAGCTTTGTCTCAGATAGTGAAATGGATGAAATACTAAAAGATAAAGAAATTCTTACTGCTTTAAACCGGGGTAAAAAAGAAATAGCCGAAGGACAATATAAAATTGTCGGATAA
- a CDS encoding type II toxin-antitoxin system Phd/YefM family antitoxin — MKFITVRDLRTSPAQIWKQLPEEQEMVITNNGKPIALLTPLSDANLEETVKAIRKARAINAVKAIQEISLKNGNSEMSNEEIEKEIKEYRKK, encoded by the coding sequence ATGAAATTTATTACCGTAAGAGATTTAAGAACCTCACCTGCCCAGATTTGGAAGCAATTACCGGAAGAGCAGGAAATGGTAATAACAAATAATGGAAAGCCAATAGCATTATTAACACCATTAAGTGATGCAAATTTAGAAGAAACAGTGAAGGCTATCCGAAAAGCACGGGCAATTAATGCCGTGAAAGCAATACAAGAAATTTCATTAAAAAATGGAAATAGTGAGATGAGCAATGAAGAAATTGAAAAAGAAATAAAAGAATATAGAAAGAAGTAA
- a CDS encoding putative toxin-antitoxin system toxin component, PIN family, producing MNVVIDTNVIISGLLNPKGVPGQIINLILHEKLTLLFDNRILEEYREVLNRKKFGLHRNIIDPLFDFIRNEGIFVIPEPIQTEFDDKDDKKFLEVAISGSAEYLITGNKRHFPDNEIIVTPREYFEEWK from the coding sequence ATGAATGTAGTAATTGATACAAATGTCATAATATCGGGTTTATTAAATCCAAAAGGCGTGCCTGGACAGATTATAAATTTGATCTTACATGAAAAGTTGACGTTATTATTTGACAATAGAATTCTGGAAGAATATCGCGAAGTTCTTAATCGAAAAAAATTTGGACTACATCGAAATATAATAGATCCATTATTTGATTTTATAAGAAATGAAGGAATATTTGTTATCCCCGAACCAATACAAACTGAATTTGATGATAAAGATGATAAGAAATTTTTAGAAGTAGCTATTAGTGGAAGTGCTGAATATCTGATAACAGGAAATAAAAGGCACTTTCCAGATAATGAAATAATAGTGACACCGAGAGAATATTTTGAAGAATGGAAATAG
- a CDS encoding type II toxin-antitoxin system VapC family toxin: MGILVDANIYLAVILNEPEKIKIIEITQADDLISPVVLPFEIGNALSAMYKRNRLDKNQIIECYSIFQQIPIRLIDVNVQTSLAIAADYGIYAYDAYYLEIAKRFKCSLMSLDNRMKEVASDLGIHLLEV, encoded by the coding sequence ATGGGTATATTGGTAGATGCAAATATATATTTAGCTGTAATTCTTAACGAACCTGAAAAAATTAAGATTATTGAAATAACTCAAGCAGATGATTTGATTTCTCCAGTTGTATTACCGTTTGAAATAGGAAATGCACTATCTGCTATGTATAAAAGGAATAGGTTAGATAAAAATCAAATAATAGAGTGTTATTCAATTTTTCAGCAAATACCAATTCGATTGATAGATGTTAATGTACAAACATCGTTAGCGATAGCTGCTGATTATGGTATCTATGCTTATGATGCTTATTATTTAGAGATAGCAAAACGATTTAAGTGTAGTTTGATGAGTTTAGATAATAGGATGAAAGAAGTCGCAAGTGATTTAGGAATCCATTTATTGGAGGTTTAA
- a CDS encoding type II toxin-antitoxin system Phd/YefM family antitoxin, whose amino-acid sequence MRVFNYSEARQNFASILNMATEEDVVIAKKDGTKFKIVPLTKNENKSPFDVPGIKSNITTKEILEIMKEARETF is encoded by the coding sequence ATGAGAGTATTTAACTATTCAGAAGCAAGACAGAATTTTGCCTCAATATTGAATATGGCAACAGAAGAAGATGTTGTAATAGCAAAGAAAGATGGGACCAAGTTTAAGATAGTACCACTTACTAAAAATGAAAATAAATCACCGTTTGATGTTCCCGGGATTAAGAGCAACATAACAACCAAAGAAATACTTGAGATCATGAAGGAGGCTCGTGAGACATTTTAG
- a CDS encoding LacI family DNA-binding transcriptional regulator yields the protein MVLDKLGFYTKDIFMSEGSIPKRANMHDVARKAGVSVATVSHVINHTRKVNPETIEKVELAISELHYTPNTLARGFKTGRRFLIGLIAPNISNQFISRIIEETESILTKFGYHLLIANTQDQAEIEKDTLRFFSSGLVDGILVASILQDFDELKAYISPDIPIVFLDRTLRNNPNDTVIMSDYSSMKKGVSYLIEKGFKRIGYIADNPKISTTQERLKAYQDSLKEFDIIFDDSIVFFNADSDKSNRDQIQALLQAGCNAIVASNEMITTNIVLFCRNKGIKIPQEIFLLGYKDNSSIDEFYPEGIYIKQPVEQIGKTAALRILKKISGKTSLGGDIIIKSSLQIDE from the coding sequence ATGGTTCTTGACAAACTTGGCTTTTACACAAAAGATATTTTCATGAGTGAAGGTAGCATCCCCAAAAGAGCCAATATGCACGACGTTGCAAGGAAAGCCGGAGTTTCTGTTGCAACAGTTTCTCATGTCATCAACCATACAAGAAAAGTAAACCCTGAAACGATAGAAAAGGTCGAACTTGCAATCTCTGAATTACATTATACGCCAAATACACTCGCCAGAGGGTTCAAGACAGGACGAAGGTTCCTCATCGGCCTGATAGCTCCCAATATATCAAACCAGTTTATTTCCCGAATCATAGAGGAGACAGAATCCATTCTTACGAAATTTGGCTATCATCTTCTCATCGCAAATACGCAAGATCAAGCCGAAATTGAAAAAGACACCTTGCGATTTTTTTCTTCCGGATTAGTTGACGGCATCCTTGTTGCCTCAATATTACAGGACTTCGATGAATTGAAGGCTTATATTTCTCCTGATATTCCAATTGTATTCCTCGACCGAACATTACGTAATAATCCAAATGATACAGTTATTATGTCAGACTACAGCTCCATGAAAAAAGGTGTTTCTTATCTTATTGAGAAGGGGTTCAAGAGAATTGGATATATTGCCGACAATCCCAAGATTAGTACGACTCAGGAAAGGCTAAAGGCATATCAGGACTCCCTAAAAGAATTTGATATTATCTTTGATGACTCAATAGTTTTTTTTAATGCAGATTCTGATAAAAGTAATCGGGACCAGATTCAAGCATTATTACAGGCCGGGTGTAATGCCATAGTTGCAAGTAACGAGATGATCACTACAAATATTGTACTTTTCTGCAGAAACAAGGGCATCAAAATCCCCCAAGAAATATTTCTTTTGGGCTATAAAGATAATAGTAGCATTGATGAATTCTATCCTGAAGGGATATATATCAAACAACCAGTTGAGCAAATTGGAAAAACGGCTGCCCTCAGAATTTTGAAAAAAATATCCGGAAAAACCTCATTGGGAGGAGACATTATAATAAAAAGTTCTCTTCAGATAGATGAATGA